In a single window of the Trichoderma breve strain T069 chromosome 6, whole genome shotgun sequence genome:
- a CDS encoding chalcone isomerase like domain-containing protein has protein sequence MFNSGRGKDPKREVMGTVEDERLSRLLWLNYLAGSKVASEPARESIIEGVMEFVERPVGTVATQVV, from the coding sequence ATGTTCAACTCGGGCCGAGGCAAGGATCCCAAGCGGGAAGTCATGGGCACGGTTGAAGACGAGAGGCTGTCGCGACTGCTCTGGCTCAACTATCTTGCTGGCAGCAAGGTGGCGTCGGAGCCGGCGCGGGAGAGTATCATTGAGGGCGTCATGGAGTTTGTGGAGAGGCCGGTGGGAACGGTTGCGACGCAAGTCGTGTAG
- a CDS encoding glutaredoxin domain-containing protein codes for MANVKEVQRIIDNNNVVVFSKTWCPYCKATKAKLNELKAQYEVVELDNRNDGDDLQDALLEISGQRSVPNIFFAQQHVGGNSDLQELDKRGVLKSRLEEAGAYA; via the exons ATGGCCAACGTCAAGGAAGTCCAGCGAATCATTGACAACAACAATGTTG tcgtcttctccaagacCTGGTGCCCCTACTGCAAGGCCACCAAGGCGAAGCTGAACGAGCTCAAGGCCCAGTACGAAGTCGTCGAGTTGGACAACCGAA ACGACGGTGACGACCTCCAAGACGCCCTCCTCGAAATCAGCGGCCAGCGCTCCGTCcccaacatcttcttcgcccagCAGCACGTCGGCGGCAACTCTGACCTGCAGGAGCTCGACAAGCGCGGCGTGCTCAAGAGCCGCCTCGAGGAGGCCGGCGCATATGCGTAA
- a CDS encoding aldehyde dehydrogenase family domain-containing protein, producing MAVISTPSIDIQSYPGNIINGKFVPTAKTRNTIDPATEKPLWPAPFATKEDLDVAVKHAKNAFKTWSQTTFQERSELMLAYADAIEANREELEKLDTMETGKPLLVSKTEFNNVIQWLRTFATMELKDEILEENDERTVYGTHRPLGVCGAIVPWNWPALLGLGKVGPALMTGNTIIMKPSPFSPYTDLKLCELGMSIFPPGVFQALSGDDALGPWMTDHPDIRLITFTGSVRTGKLVAASCSRTLKRCVLELGGNDALIVNEDVDIAKCLPKIATMTFINSGQICMLAKRIFVHEKIYDQFRDALVFFTKENIKTGGGFEPGVLVGPIQNKMQYDLVKNMYEDVKKSGYKVALDGKVLDSATGYFAEPAIVDNPPDDSRIVLEEPFGPIVPLLKWSSDAEVIERANSLDIGLGASVWGKDLERAERMARQLSAGSVWVNSHFDVAPNIPFGGTKESGLGREWGIEGFKQFTDHTSLWVWKKIFE from the exons ATGGCAGTCATTTCAACACCATCGATTGACATCCAG TCATACCCAGgcaacatcatcaatggcaaatttgtgccaacagcaaagacACGAAACACAATAGACCCAGCTACTGAAAAGCCTCTGTGGCCCGCCCCATTCGCAACCAAAGAGGACCTCGACGTCGCCGTCAAGCACGCTAAGAATGCATTCAAAACCTGGTCCCAGACAACCTTTCAGGAGAGATCCGAGCTTATGCTGGCCTACGCAGATGCCATAGAAGCTAACCGTGAagagctcgagaagctcgacACGATGGAAACGGGAAAGCCTCTCCTCGTCTCCAAGACCGAGTTTAACAATGTGATACAATGGCTTCGGACATTTGCCACCATGGAGCTCAAGGACGAGATCCTGGAAGAAAACGACGAGCGCACAGTATATGGCACTCATCGTCCGCTGGGTGTGTGCGGCGCCATCGTGCCCTGGAACTGGCCTGCTCTCCTCGGCCTAGGCAAGGTTGGGCCTGCGCTGATGACCggaaacaccatcatcatgaagCCGTCGCCGTTCAGCCCGTACACTGACCTGAAGCTGTGCGAACTCGGCATGTCCATCTTCCCACCAGGTGTCTTCCAGGCTCTCAGCGGCGACGATGCCCTCGGCCCCTGGATGACGGACCACCCCGACATCAGGCTCATCACATTTACTGGCTCTGTTCGCACCGGCAAGCTTGTCGCTGCAAGCTGCTCCAGGACGTTGAAGCGATGTGTTCTCGAGCTTGGTGGCAACGACGCCCTCATCGTGAACGAAGACGTCGATATTGCTAAGTGTCTGCCCAAGATTGCCACCATGACCTTTATCAACTCGGGGCAAATTTGCATGCTGGCTAAGCGAATATTTGTTCACGAAAAGATATACGACCAGTTCAGAGATGCTTTGGTCTTTTTTACCAAAGAGAACATCAAGACGGGAGGCGGATTTGAGCCGGGTGTTTTGGTTGGACCTATCCAAAACAAGATGCA ATATGACTTGGTCAAGAATATGTACGAAGACGTCAAGAAGTCGGGATACAAGGTAGCTCTCGACGGCAAGGTCCTCGACTCAGCCACCGGCTACTTCGCCGAGCCCGCCATCGTCGACAACCCCCCCGACGACTCCCGCATCGTCCTCGAGGAGCCGTTCGGCCCCATCGTGCCGCTCCTCAAGTGGTCTTCAGACGCCGAAGTGATTGAGCGAGCAAACTCGCTGGACATTGGACTCGGCGCATCGGTCTGGGGCAAGGACCTGGAGCGAGCAGAGAGGATGGCGCGACAGCTCAGTGCTGGCAGTGTTTGGGTTAATTCGCACTTTGATGTTGCGCCCAATATCCCGTTTGGAGGGACCAAGGAGAGCGGATTGGGGAGGGAATGGGGGATTGAGGGCTTCAAGCAGTTTACGGACCATACGAGTTTGTGggtgtggaagaagattttCGAATAg
- a CDS encoding BAG domain-containing protein, with protein sequence MSRYGWSLNREQSFGAMSGGVPDVTNEDFSYITAQDIDDPRVEYTDTRYYPPRPRSRGPSEPEDDILLIKNRGVTYPAHFPAYSIGDGKLFVKDVRDRIGLLMDLSSRTTRRVKLLYKGKQLKESMYPVREYGVKNKSELMAIIPDAEDDNSGRSDDEMLIVDEPRTESKSSKSKSKKKKSKKRSDKSEATSPTSPVDSGSNADATNGVPPEVISAALKKLGDISDDFHSNWLPLCLNYIDSPPKDAKKRDEEHRKLSESVMQQIILKLDGVETEGVDEIRQKRKDLVRRVQEVLKQLDTAKAS encoded by the coding sequence ATGTCGCGATACGGATGGTCGCTCAACCGCGAGCAGAGCTTCGGCGCCATGTCGGGCGGCGTTCCGGATGTCACAAACGAAGACTTTAGCTACATCACCGCCCAAGACATTGACGACCCTCGAGTCGAATACACCGACACCCGCTACTATCCTCCTCGACCGCGCTCCAGAGGACCTTCAGAGCCCGAAGACGACATCCTGCTGATCAAGAACAGAGGCGTGACTTATCCGGCTCACTTTCCTGCCTACTCGATCGGTGATGGCAAGCTGTTCGTCAAAGATGTGCGGGACCGTATTGGCCTGCTTATGGATCTATCGTCGCGCACAACACGCCGAGTAAAACTGCTCTACAAGggcaagcagctcaaggagtCGATGTACCCCGTCCGAGAATATGGAGTCAAGAACAAGAGCGAGCTCATGGCCATCATCCCCGACGCCGAGGACGACAACAGCGGCCGATCGGATGACGAGATGCTTATTGTGGATGAGCCGCGAACCGAGTCCAAAtcctcaaagtcaaagagcaagaagaagaagagcaagaagaggtcTGACAAGAGCGAGGCCACGTCCCCAACCAGCCCCGTTGACAGCGGCTCAAACGCCGACGCGACAAACGGTGTCCCGCCCGAGGTGATCAGTGCCgctctgaagaagctgggcgaCATCTCTGATGACTTCCATTCCAACTGGCTGCCGCTGTGCTTGAATTATATCGACTCGCCCCCCAAGGATGCCAAGAAACGAGACGAGGAGCACAGGAAGCTGTCTGAATCCGTCATGCAGCAAATCATCTTGAAGCTCGACGGCGTGGAGACCGAGggcgttgatgagattcGACAGAAACGAAAGGACCTTGTCCGACGAGTCCAAGAGGTGCTCAAGCAGCTGGATACCGCCAAGGCATCATGA
- a CDS encoding ribosomal protein l13 domain-containing protein — protein MSSFESVVVIDGKGHLLGRLASIVAKQLLNGQKIVVVRCEALNISGEFFRAKLKYHAYLRKMTRYNPTRGGPFHFRAPSRIFYKAVRGMIPHKTARGAAALERLKVFEGVPPPYDKKKKMVVPQALRVLRLQPGRKYCTVGRLSHEVGWKYQDVVARLEERRKAKGAAYYERKKVAARQLSDAKKNASVKEETAKALAAYGY, from the exons ATGTCGTCGTTCGAGTCGGTT GTCGTCATTGACGGCAAGGGCCACCTCCTTGGTCGTCTTGCCTCCATCGTCGCCAAGCAGCTCCTCAACGGTCAGAAGATTGTTGTCGTCCGCTGCGAGGCCCTCAACATCTCTGGCGAGTTCTTCCGCGCCAAGC TCAAGTACCACGCCTACCTGCGCAAGATGACCCGATACAACCCCACTCGCGGTG gtCCCTTCCACTTCCGCGCTCCCTCCAGAATCTTCTACAAGGCCGTCCGTGGTATGATCCCCCACAAGACCGCCCGCGGTGCCGCCGCTCTGGAGCGCCTCAAGGTCTTTGAGGGTGTCCCTCCCCCCtacgacaagaagaagaagatggtcgTTCCCCAGGCTCTCCGTGTCCTGAGACTGCAGCCCGGTCGCAAGTACTGCACCGTTGGCCGTCTGAGCCACGAGGTCGGCTGGAAGTACCAGGATGTTGTTGCCCG gttggaggagaggcggaAGGCCAAGGGCGCTGCCTACTACGAGCGCAAGAAGGTTGCTGCACGACAACTGTCCGACGCGAAGAAGAACGCCTCTGTCAAGGAGGAGACTGCGAAGGCCCTCGCGGCTTATGGCTACTAA